Proteins from one Leptonema illini DSM 21528 genomic window:
- a CDS encoding IS256-like element ISLil1 family transposase, translating into MKKNERAETSQTQSLTAEGFRDYIRTSLDARVREFALGYVGALILEEIETLCGKTGEHKRGRGLAHRGGSQRGSIVLDGERVAIQRPRARSNGKEVKLERYEILQDRSDLREHVERLMLAGISTRNYEKTLRKTEASLGLSRSAVSREFVKSSRGSLNHLNSRRFPDQTFWCIVLDGIVFGGSVVIVALGVDTAGNKHFLGISEGSTENADSALSVLQSIESRDIRFTDRVLVVMDGSKALEKAAREFFGSRAEIQLCYLHKQRNVLAKLPRKYHAEFCKRYKQAFSANSYEDVASEMRSVLSWLESISYSASQSLQEGLETLLTLHRINMPPKLRTSFYTTNLIDSAFSNPRSQLNRVKRSRPQTDQVLRWVGSLLLSQEEQFRKVRSYTHIHEFLNTFLDKKIDERISA; encoded by the coding sequence ATGAAGAAGAACGAACGGGCAGAAACCAGTCAAACACAAAGCCTTACGGCCGAAGGTTTTCGGGATTATATTCGAACCAGCCTCGATGCTCGAGTGCGCGAATTTGCACTCGGTTACGTAGGAGCTTTGATTCTCGAAGAAATCGAAACGTTATGCGGCAAGACAGGGGAGCATAAGAGAGGCCGTGGTCTTGCCCATCGAGGCGGCAGCCAGCGTGGTTCCATTGTGCTCGATGGTGAAAGGGTGGCCATCCAGAGGCCCAGAGCTCGAAGCAATGGCAAGGAAGTGAAGCTGGAGCGATATGAGATCCTTCAGGATCGCTCTGATCTTCGCGAGCATGTTGAGCGCCTGATGCTGGCAGGCATCAGCACCCGGAACTATGAAAAGACGCTGAGAAAGACAGAAGCCTCTCTCGGCCTTTCGCGGAGTGCGGTTTCGCGGGAGTTTGTGAAGTCCAGCCGTGGGTCGCTCAATCATTTGAATTCACGCAGGTTTCCTGATCAGACATTCTGGTGTATTGTTCTTGATGGCATCGTATTCGGCGGCTCTGTCGTAATCGTTGCTCTCGGGGTCGATACGGCCGGAAACAAGCATTTTCTGGGCATTTCTGAGGGGTCTACAGAGAATGCTGATAGCGCACTCAGTGTCCTTCAATCAATCGAGAGCCGTGATATCCGCTTCACAGATCGTGTGCTTGTCGTCATGGATGGATCAAAGGCTCTTGAAAAAGCGGCCAGAGAGTTCTTCGGTAGCAGAGCTGAAATTCAACTCTGCTACTTGCATAAACAGAGAAATGTCCTTGCAAAACTCCCACGGAAGTATCATGCAGAATTCTGCAAGAGATACAAGCAGGCATTCAGCGCGAACAGTTACGAAGATGTCGCAAGCGAGATGCGGTCCGTGCTATCATGGCTCGAATCCATCAGCTACAGTGCCTCCCAGAGCCTTCAGGAGGGCTTAGAGACGCTGTTAACGCTGCATCGCATCAATATGCCGCCGAAGTTGAGAACATCCTTCTACACAACCAATCTGATCGATTCGGCATTTTCGAATCCCAGGTCTCAGCTTAACCGGGTTAAACGGTCAAGGCCGCAGACAGACCAGGTGCTCCGATGGGTCGGTAGTCTCCTGCTATCACAGGAGGAACAATTCCGTAAGGTGCGGTCATACACTCATATCCATGAGTTCTTAAACACCTTCCTGGATAAAAAGATTGACGAGCGGATCTCGGCATAG
- a CDS encoding restriction endonuclease subunit S, producing the protein MSERVESEIGLIPKEWVLCSVGELIATNILEKPLDGNHGEKHPKGTDFKNEGVPFIMATDINDGKIDLVNCKFIDKRLADSLDKGFSIEGDVLLTHKASLGRTAIVTEIKMPYIMLTPQVTYYRVKNTNKLNNHFLKYFFDSPVFQDTLLNHGDSGSTRAYVGITAQRDLPILLPPLPEQKAIASVLSSLDDKIDLLHRQNKTLEAMAETLFRQWFVEEADESWEEGTIADLIEFNPNRKLPKGSAAPYLEMSALSNNTFNPRDWYDREFSSGTKFINGDTLLARITPCLENGKAAFVTFLDEDQVAWGSTEFIVMRPKLGLHPFFAYVLARTDDFKDYAEGCLEGSSDYVPVIVRL; encoded by the coding sequence ATGAGTGAAAGGGTTGAATCAGAAATTGGCCTTATACCCAAAGAATGGGTTCTTTGCTCAGTTGGGGAATTGATAGCTACGAATATCCTTGAAAAACCACTTGATGGCAATCATGGGGAAAAGCATCCTAAAGGCACTGATTTCAAAAACGAAGGTGTGCCATTCATTATGGCCACGGATATCAATGATGGAAAAATAGACTTAGTGAACTGCAAGTTCATAGATAAACGATTAGCCGATTCTCTGGACAAAGGATTTTCAATAGAGGGTGATGTCCTCCTCACTCACAAAGCTTCTTTAGGTAGGACAGCTATCGTAACAGAAATCAAAATGCCCTACATTATGCTAACACCACAGGTTACTTATTATAGGGTGAAGAATACCAACAAGCTTAACAATCACTTTCTTAAATATTTTTTTGATTCGCCAGTATTTCAAGATACATTACTCAATCACGGCGACAGTGGCTCGACGAGAGCTTATGTTGGGATTACTGCACAAAGAGACCTCCCCATCCTCCTCCCCCCTCTTCCCGAGCAGAAGGCCATTGCCTCCGTTCTTTCCAGCCTCGATGATAAGATCGATCTGCTGCACCGGCAGAATAAGACGCTGGAGGCTATGGCAGAGACGCTGTTCCGGCAGTGGTTCGTGGAAGAGGCCGATGAGAGCTGGGAGGAGGGGACCATTGCTGACCTCATTGAATTCAATCCAAATAGAAAATTGCCTAAAGGTTCTGCCGCTCCATATTTAGAAATGTCTGCTCTCAGTAATAACACATTCAATCCTCGTGATTGGTATGACCGAGAATTTTCGTCTGGTACAAAGTTCATCAACGGCGATACATTGCTTGCTCGCATTACACCCTGCTTGGAAAATGGAAAGGCAGCATTTGTTACGTTTTTAGATGAAGACCAAGTAGCTTGGGGCTCAACCGAATTTATTGTGATGCGACCCAAACTGGGGCTCCATCCCTTCTTTGCATATGTGTTAGCTAGGACCGATGATTTTAAAGATTACGCTGAAGGTTGTTTAGAAGGTTCCAGCGACTATGTCCCAGTGATAGTTAGACTTTGA
- a CDS encoding PDDEXK nuclease domain-containing protein, translated as MSQSNDLPTPADKLYQDIRQLIESARAHVVTQVNQALVLTYWHIGKTITTEVLYDGRAEYGAAVLKQLAIRLTHEYGSGFSYSGLTRMAKFYSVLPEQENVATLSQQLSWSHFVEIIKIDDASKREFYLRLAVDSRWSVRILRERMDSMLFERTAIAKQPDELIQRELMQLQQQPGESSPALFLKDPYLLDFLDLKDNFSEKDLENAILQDLERFILELGSDFAFMGRQKRIQIGGHDYYLDLLFYHRKLKRLVLIELKLGDFKPDYKGQVELYLKWLAKHEQQPDELSPIAIILCSGKDTEVVELMDLEADNIHIAEYWLKLPPKEVLQAKLHRALIEARMRLELRRHDSE; from the coding sequence GTGAGCCAGAGCAATGATCTCCCAACTCCTGCGGACAAGCTCTACCAGGATATACGCCAGCTTATAGAATCCGCCAGAGCACATGTTGTTACGCAGGTGAATCAGGCTCTGGTCCTCACCTACTGGCACATTGGCAAGACAATTACAACGGAAGTGCTCTATGATGGCCGGGCTGAATACGGTGCGGCCGTTCTCAAGCAACTTGCTATTCGCCTGACGCATGAATATGGTAGTGGTTTTAGCTATTCCGGTCTAACGCGGATGGCAAAATTCTATTCCGTTTTACCCGAACAAGAGAATGTTGCGACACTGTCGCAACAATTGAGCTGGTCGCATTTTGTAGAAATCATCAAAATTGACGATGCCAGCAAACGCGAGTTTTACCTTCGCCTTGCCGTCGATAGCCGCTGGTCTGTGCGCATACTGCGCGAGCGTATGGATAGTATGCTGTTTGAGCGCACGGCTATTGCCAAACAACCCGATGAACTGATCCAGCGCGAGTTGATGCAATTGCAGCAACAACCCGGTGAATCCAGCCCGGCGCTGTTTCTCAAAGACCCCTACCTCCTCGATTTTCTCGACTTGAAAGACAACTTCTCCGAAAAAGACCTTGAAAATGCCATCTTGCAGGATCTGGAACGGTTCATTCTGGAGCTGGGAAGTGACTTCGCTTTCATGGGTCGACAGAAGCGCATCCAGATCGGAGGTCATGACTACTACCTCGACCTGCTGTTCTATCATCGAAAGCTCAAACGACTGGTACTCATTGAACTGAAACTCGGCGACTTCAAGCCCGACTACAAAGGACAAGTCGAGCTGTATCTCAAATGGCTTGCCAAACACGAGCAGCAGCCTGACGAACTCTCCCCCATCGCCATCATCCTGTGCAGTGGTAAGGATACCGAAGTCGTCGAGCTGATGGATCTGGAAGCGGACAACATTCATATTGCCGAATACTGGCTGAAATTGCCACCCAAAGAGGTACTTCAGGCCAAACTGCACAGAGCGTTGATTGAGGCTAGGATGCGCCTGGAGTTGCGGAGACATGATAGTGAATAG
- a CDS encoding type I restriction-modification system subunit M encodes MAKKKIETPQKEPIEKQLWKAADKLRKNIDAAEYKHIVLGLIFLKYISDSFEELHAKLQGIKGADPEDKDEYRAENIFFVPESARWSYLVSEAKKPDIGKIVDQAMDDIEKNNPSLKDVLPKVFARGNLDPANLGGLIDLIGNVALGDAKARSADVLGHVFEYFLGEFALAEGKKGGQFYTPRSVVEILVEMLEPFKGRVFDPCCGSGGMFVQSEKFVENHRGKVNDIAIYGQESNQTTWRLAKMNLAIRGIDSSQVKWNSEGSFLKDAHKDLKADFVIANPPFNDSDWSGELLRNDARWKYGTPPAGNANYAWIQHFLYHLGPKGTAGFVLAKGSLTSKTSGEGEIRKSLIEARLVDCIVNLPGKLFLNTQIPASLWFLSRNKANGGYRNRTDEILFIDARNLGHLINRRTLEFSEEDIQKIASTYHNWRSAKGKYEDIPGFCNSASIERVKELDYVLTPGRYVGLPEEEDDFDFKERFTSLKKEFEEQLKEEEKLNKAILESLKKVKL; translated from the coding sequence ATGGCAAAAAAGAAGATCGAAACACCGCAAAAAGAACCCATCGAAAAGCAGCTCTGGAAGGCGGCCGACAAGCTGCGCAAGAACATCGACGCCGCCGAATACAAGCACATCGTACTTGGACTTATATTTCTAAAATACATCTCGGACTCCTTCGAAGAGCTGCATGCAAAGCTACAGGGAATTAAGGGAGCCGATCCCGAAGATAAAGATGAATACAGGGCAGAGAACATCTTCTTTGTTCCCGAATCTGCTCGGTGGTCCTACCTTGTTTCAGAGGCAAAGAAGCCCGACATCGGCAAGATCGTCGATCAGGCCATGGACGATATTGAGAAGAACAACCCATCTCTTAAAGATGTTCTTCCCAAAGTATTTGCCAGGGGTAACCTTGATCCGGCTAACCTCGGCGGCCTGATTGACCTCATCGGCAATGTCGCCCTCGGCGATGCAAAGGCACGAAGCGCCGACGTTCTCGGCCATGTCTTCGAGTACTTTCTCGGTGAATTCGCTCTTGCCGAAGGAAAGAAGGGCGGCCAGTTCTACACTCCGCGAAGTGTTGTGGAGATCCTCGTCGAAATGCTCGAGCCCTTTAAAGGCAGGGTCTTTGACCCCTGTTGCGGCTCGGGCGGCATGTTCGTGCAGTCCGAGAAGTTTGTAGAAAACCATCGCGGCAAGGTGAACGATATCGCCATCTACGGACAGGAAAGCAACCAGACCACCTGGCGACTGGCGAAGATGAATCTTGCCATTCGCGGCATCGACAGCTCGCAGGTGAAGTGGAACTCAGAGGGCTCCTTTCTTAAAGATGCCCACAAGGATCTGAAGGCAGACTTTGTCATCGCCAATCCTCCTTTTAATGACAGCGACTGGTCGGGCGAGCTTCTGCGCAACGACGCTCGCTGGAAGTATGGAACGCCGCCGGCCGGCAACGCGAACTACGCATGGATTCAGCACTTTCTCTATCATCTTGGCCCGAAAGGCACCGCCGGCTTTGTGCTTGCTAAAGGCTCGTTAACCTCGAAAACATCGGGAGAAGGAGAGATTCGCAAATCCCTGATTGAAGCCAGACTGGTGGACTGTATTGTGAACCTGCCAGGGAAGCTATTCTTGAACACACAGATTCCGGCCAGTCTCTGGTTCTTATCGCGCAATAAAGCAAACGGCGGCTATCGAAACCGCACCGATGAAATCCTGTTTATTGATGCACGAAACCTCGGCCATCTGATTAACCGAAGAACCCTGGAATTCTCAGAAGAGGATATTCAGAAGATTGCCAGCACCTACCACAACTGGCGCAGCGCAAAAGGGAAGTATGAAGATATCCCTGGCTTCTGTAACTCTGCCTCCATTGAAAGAGTGAAAGAACTGGATTACGTTCTTACTCCGGGCCGATACGTCGGTCTTCCCGAAGAAGAGGATGACTTTGATTTCAAGGAACGCTTTACCAGCTTGAAGAAGGAGTTTGAAGAGCAGCTAAAAGAAGAGGAGAAGCTGAATAAGGCCATTCTGGAAAGTCTGAAGAAGGTGAAGCTGTGA
- a CDS encoding ATP-binding protein gives MKTEKGFIDASPSKRIFKSIIADYDLKQALCELIDNAIDQWVKSGKQKNLSVCIELNLDQQTIQVSDNAGGIKESELSYIVGPGQTSSTSAKGSIGIFGVGSKRAVVAIAQEIKIASRYEKKKTFHVELNDDWLNEDSWQLPYYEINDIEPKTTTIDLSRLRNPLTLERIEKVIEELQATYGYFILHKNFSLIINQTKLKPLIFNNSWSYNPDYKPQVIKTKIPVENDIVEVKFEGGLITDGGSAGHGEYGVYFYCNERLVSRAEKSYEVGFTSGKAGVPHGASSLSRLIVNFYGKPSLLPWNSSKSGIDYKHKVYEAARNEIINMLSYYTSLCRRLYPEADNAIYPFTEGKPERKTVPSLAQVRKIYDIPLPPSRPREDDIIKKKNEKIGKEKPWTVGLYETVMAVSTISKNKKLTQRNRINLLLLDSGLEIGFKEFLMHDSDSPLSEEKLAQIFKNRINVHQEVKKRTEKTPREIKRTDWGKIKYYYDKRCDLVHKKSTNAPTDDELEDFRELTERIFGKLFGLTF, from the coding sequence ATGAAAACAGAAAAGGGCTTTATTGATGCCTCACCTTCAAAAAGAATCTTCAAATCGATCATAGCCGATTATGATCTCAAACAAGCGCTATGCGAATTGATAGATAATGCTATTGATCAATGGGTAAAATCAGGGAAACAGAAGAATCTATCCGTTTGCATCGAGTTAAATCTGGACCAGCAGACAATTCAGGTTTCAGATAATGCCGGAGGCATCAAGGAGTCAGAACTGTCTTACATTGTCGGGCCAGGACAGACTTCGAGTACGTCTGCGAAAGGGTCAATAGGGATATTCGGCGTAGGCTCAAAACGTGCAGTAGTCGCGATCGCCCAAGAAATCAAGATCGCCTCCAGATATGAGAAGAAGAAAACATTCCATGTCGAACTAAATGATGACTGGCTTAACGAAGACTCATGGCAATTGCCTTATTATGAAATCAATGATATTGAACCGAAAACGACCACTATTGATTTGAGCCGTCTTCGCAACCCTTTGACATTGGAGAGAATAGAAAAAGTAATCGAAGAGCTGCAAGCGACTTACGGCTATTTCATCCTTCATAAAAATTTTTCTTTAATTATTAACCAGACGAAATTGAAGCCTCTAATCTTCAATAATAGCTGGAGCTACAATCCTGACTACAAACCGCAGGTGATCAAAACAAAAATACCGGTAGAAAACGATATCGTGGAAGTGAAATTTGAAGGAGGTCTAATAACTGATGGAGGCTCGGCGGGGCATGGGGAGTATGGGGTTTATTTTTACTGCAATGAAAGACTCGTTTCCCGTGCCGAAAAATCATATGAAGTCGGCTTCACAAGCGGAAAGGCTGGAGTTCCTCACGGGGCCTCCTCTTTGAGCAGGTTAATCGTTAATTTTTATGGTAAGCCATCCCTTCTACCATGGAATTCCAGCAAATCCGGCATTGACTACAAGCATAAGGTGTATGAAGCAGCACGCAATGAAATCATTAACATGCTTTCATACTACACAAGTCTATGTCGACGACTATATCCCGAAGCCGACAACGCGATCTACCCGTTTACAGAAGGAAAACCTGAAAGAAAAACAGTCCCGTCTCTCGCGCAGGTGAGGAAAATATACGATATACCATTACCTCCTTCCCGCCCTCGCGAAGATGATATCATAAAGAAAAAGAACGAGAAGATAGGAAAAGAAAAACCATGGACTGTTGGCCTTTACGAAACAGTTATGGCTGTTAGCACAATTTCGAAGAATAAAAAACTAACCCAGAGAAACAGAATCAATCTACTGCTATTAGATTCTGGACTTGAAATCGGCTTCAAGGAATTTCTAATGCATGATTCTGACAGCCCCCTATCCGAAGAAAAACTTGCACAGATTTTCAAAAACAGAATAAATGTACACCAAGAAGTTAAGAAAAGAACCGAGAAAACACCCAGGGAAATAAAAAGAACCGACTGGGGTAAAATAAAATATTATTATGACAAAAGATGTGATTTAGTTCACAAAAAGTCAACCAATGCACCTACAGACGACGAACTTGAAGATTTTCGAGAATTGACTGAACGAATTTTCGGGAAGCTATTCGGACTAACATTCTGA
- a CDS encoding helix-turn-helix domain-containing protein, whose amino-acid sequence MQDSDRFLLSQRHLRNSESMIKPIKTERDYKNSLNRIEHLMSKKCSKAETDELDVLATLVEKYEDDNYPIDFPDPIEAIKFSMERAGIDQAQLSEILGGRNRASEILHKKRRLTLRMIRKLHESLNIPTESLIKEYSTSE is encoded by the coding sequence ATGCAAGATTCTGACCGGTTTCTGTTATCGCAACGCCATTTAAGGAATTCCGAATCCATGATCAAACCTATTAAAACCGAACGGGACTACAAAAACTCCCTTAACCGCATCGAGCATCTCATGAGCAAAAAATGCTCGAAGGCTGAAACAGATGAGCTGGATGTTCTCGCAACTTTGGTTGAAAAATACGAGGACGACAACTATCCAATTGACTTTCCAGATCCTATTGAGGCCATCAAGTTTTCGATGGAACGGGCCGGCATCGATCAGGCTCAGTTATCTGAAATCCTGGGAGGACGGAATCGAGCATCCGAGATCTTGCATAAAAAGCGAAGACTTACGCTTCGCATGATCCGCAAACTGCATGAGTCGTTGAATATTCCAACGGAGAGCCTGATTAAAGAATATTCGACATCGGAGTGA
- a CDS encoding PAS domain S-box protein, whose product MARKDTAPASRDEADLFFTLFEQAHDGIFISEPGGYYVDVNPSGCRMLGYTREELLQLRPIDLIAPDELVTKPIRTAAMAAGKPVIVERHLLRKDGSVITVEINGQQLPDGRWLGIVRDLTERRRQENEIRDIQTRLITTLDHLMEGCQVIGPDWRYLYVNDTVARQARKTKDELIGFQMFQVFPGFEKTSVFATLERCMKERTTDRLVNRFEYADGSAGWFELSIEPVPEGLFILSADITERRQSEEAIQRMNAELEITVQKRTADLSDLYNNAPCGYHSLDSNGLYLRVNDTELDWLGYTREEMIGKIRAQELLTEESQRVFAYSFPRFKENGFVNDLELDFVRKNGSVLPVLLSSTAIYDDKGRFIMSRSTMMNHSEARRIAKQLRDSNEELEAFAYSVSHDLKAPLRSIDAWANLLAQELSDRCSETAQKMLTRIHTDVEHMSELIGTLLQLSRLTRTDMTIAPVNIHSLAHAIFKRMLEDVPDRADRIEWSVDEGLACEADVRLLEIALTNLIENAVKYTAGKEKAVIHLTGFEELGRQWFRITDNGAGFDEKYAQNLFKPFQRLHPASEFPGTGIGLATVRRIINRHGGEIRASAKPGEGACFEFTLTAGD is encoded by the coding sequence ATGGCCCGTAAAGATACAGCGCCCGCATCGCGCGACGAAGCGGATCTCTTCTTCACCCTCTTCGAGCAGGCCCATGACGGCATCTTCATTTCAGAACCGGGCGGCTACTATGTCGACGTCAATCCATCCGGATGCAGGATGCTCGGTTACACACGGGAAGAACTTCTACAGTTGCGCCCCATAGACCTCATTGCGCCCGATGAACTTGTGACAAAACCTATCCGAACCGCCGCTATGGCAGCAGGCAAGCCCGTCATCGTCGAAAGGCATCTTCTTCGAAAAGATGGATCTGTCATCACCGTCGAGATCAACGGACAGCAGCTGCCCGACGGCCGATGGCTGGGCATTGTTCGCGATCTTACCGAGCGCAGGCGCCAGGAAAACGAAATTCGCGACATCCAGACGCGATTGATCACGACGCTCGATCACCTGATGGAAGGCTGCCAGGTCATCGGTCCGGACTGGCGTTATCTATATGTGAACGACACCGTGGCCCGTCAGGCCCGTAAAACCAAAGACGAACTGATCGGCTTCCAGATGTTTCAGGTCTTTCCCGGGTTTGAAAAGACATCGGTCTTTGCGACCTTAGAACGATGTATGAAAGAGAGAACCACCGATCGACTCGTCAATCGCTTCGAATATGCGGACGGATCAGCCGGCTGGTTTGAGCTGAGCATCGAACCCGTTCCGGAGGGTCTTTTTATTCTGTCGGCCGACATTACCGAAAGGCGTCAATCCGAAGAGGCGATCCAGCGCATGAACGCCGAGCTTGAGATAACCGTGCAGAAAAGGACGGCCGATCTCAGCGATCTGTATAACAACGCTCCGTGCGGATACCATTCCCTCGACAGTAACGGACTTTATTTGCGCGTCAACGATACGGAATTAGACTGGCTCGGTTATACAAGAGAGGAGATGATCGGTAAAATCAGGGCACAGGAGCTGCTTACCGAAGAGAGCCAGCGGGTCTTCGCTTATAGTTTTCCACGATTTAAAGAGAACGGATTCGTGAACGACCTTGAGCTCGACTTTGTTCGCAAAAATGGAAGTGTTCTTCCCGTCCTTCTCAGTTCGACGGCCATCTATGACGATAAAGGACGATTCATCATGAGCCGATCGACGATGATGAATCATTCCGAAGCGAGACGCATCGCAAAACAACTGCGCGATTCAAATGAGGAGCTCGAAGCGTTCGCCTATTCCGTTTCACATGACCTGAAGGCTCCTCTGCGAAGCATCGACGCCTGGGCCAATCTACTCGCTCAGGAGCTGAGCGACCGTTGCAGCGAAACAGCGCAAAAAATGCTGACACGAATCCACACCGACGTCGAGCACATGTCAGAGCTGATAGGAACTCTGCTTCAGCTTTCAAGACTGACACGGACCGACATGACGATCGCACCGGTTAACATACATTCCCTGGCTCATGCCATCTTCAAGCGCATGCTCGAAGACGTACCCGATCGGGCCGATCGCATCGAATGGTCGGTCGACGAAGGCCTTGCCTGCGAGGCCGATGTACGACTGCTTGAAATCGCTCTGACAAACCTGATCGAGAACGCTGTGAAATACACGGCCGGTAAAGAAAAGGCCGTGATCCACCTGACCGGCTTCGAAGAACTTGGCCGACAGTGGTTTCGCATAACGGATAACGGCGCCGGCTTCGACGAGAAATATGCGCAGAATCTGTTCAAGCCCTTTCAACGCCTTCATCCGGCCTCGGAATTCCCCGGCACCGGCATCGGTCTTGCCACCGTGCGCCGCATTATAAACCGGCACGGCGGCGAGATTCGGGCAAGCGCAAAGCCCGGCGAAGGGGCCTGCTTCGAGTTCACGTTGACGGCGGGGGATTAG
- a CDS encoding response regulator, with translation MEHRDTGQLQGIRVLLVDDSELVVYLVERQLKKWGVDLTVAHDGLEGVHRAAGGHFDLVLMDVNLPGMDGTTAALEIQKFRSTLPIIAITGDDEAPSVFVAHVRKPVQAADLYMKMVKAITP, from the coding sequence ATGGAACATAGAGATACAGGCCAGCTTCAGGGGATTCGTGTGCTTCTCGTCGATGATAGCGAGCTCGTTGTTTATCTTGTCGAAAGACAGCTAAAGAAATGGGGAGTCGATCTCACCGTCGCCCATGACGGGCTCGAAGGCGTTCATAGAGCTGCGGGCGGCCATTTTGATCTCGTGCTGATGGACGTCAATCTTCCGGGCATGGACGGAACAACAGCGGCGCTTGAGATTCAGAAGTTCCGCTCGACCTTGCCCATCATCGCCATAACGGGAGACGATGAAGCGCCCTCCGTTTTTGTTGCCCACGTACGCAAGCCCGTACAGGCTGCCGACCTTTACATGAAGATGGTGAAGGCCATCACTCCCTGA
- a CDS encoding AEC family transporter, producing MNPSIALLIISFVLGIVMARSGRFPIQTPSVLGGYIIHVPLPALALLHIHNLSVKPELIAPATMPWILFALGAALFLVLYRMNVIDRATAGCLILTAGLGNTSFVGLPMIEAYYGKEALGIGIIADQAGTFLMLSTGGIFLAAKLSARAEGEKTPGAIDIARRILTFPPFIALLAAILLRPVVYPEWITTVLEKLGATLTPVALVAVGFQVKLSDLKARMKPLSIGLFYKLAIAPAIIAALYLPTLADGMISRVTVFEAAMGPMITGGIVAMEQDLNRPLASLMLAVGIALSFLTLPLWYLFMQ from the coding sequence GTGAATCCGTCGATTGCCCTCTTGATCATCTCGTTTGTGCTCGGTATCGTCATGGCGCGATCGGGGCGCTTTCCCATTCAGACGCCTTCGGTGCTCGGCGGTTATATCATCCACGTTCCGCTGCCGGCGCTTGCCCTTCTGCATATCCATAATCTATCGGTGAAGCCCGAGCTCATAGCGCCGGCGACGATGCCGTGGATTCTCTTTGCCCTTGGCGCCGCTCTTTTTCTCGTTCTCTACCGCATGAACGTCATCGACCGAGCCACAGCCGGATGTCTGATCCTGACGGCAGGCCTCGGCAATACCTCGTTCGTCGGACTGCCCATGATCGAGGCCTACTACGGGAAAGAAGCCCTGGGCATCGGCATCATCGCCGACCAGGCCGGCACGTTCCTGATGCTTTCCACAGGCGGCATCTTCCTGGCGGCAAAGCTCTCGGCCCGCGCCGAAGGCGAGAAGACGCCTGGCGCCATCGACATTGCCCGTCGCATCCTGACCTTTCCGCCCTTTATCGCCCTGCTGGCGGCCATCCTGCTTCGGCCGGTGGTCTACCCGGAATGGATCACGACCGTGCTTGAGAAGCTCGGCGCCACGCTCACCCCGGTCGCCCTCGTCGCCGTCGGATTTCAGGTGAAGCTCAGCGATCTGAAAGCCAGAATGAAGCCTTTAAGCATCGGTCTCTTCTATAAACTGGCAATCGCACCGGCCATCATCGCAGCGCTTTATCTACCGACGCTTGCCGACGGCATGATCTCGAGGGTTACGGTGTTCGAGGCGGCGATGGGGCCGATGATAACGGGTGGCATCGTCGCCATGGAGCAGGATCTGAATCGTCCGCTGGCCTCGCTGATGCTTGCCGTCGGCATCGCCCTCTCCTTTCTTACGTTACCGCTCTGGTATCTGTTCATGCAATAG